A single genomic interval of uncultured Desulfobacter sp. harbors:
- a CDS encoding Tn3 family transposase, which produces MDDLLLPSVAMFLKIHPHRSKYFGKGQGISANSFIDERNLLWHSLVFSAAERESAYVIDGLMYNDVIKSDIHSTDTHGYSEAIFAATHLLGFSYAPRIKNLKKQVLYIFKSHRKSNYPDWAIRPDKYINRDIIEECWDDILRLIVTIKLKETTASDIFRRLNSYSKQHRLYQALKAFGQIIKSDFILRYIDDVELRQTIEKQLNKVELANRFTRAVAVGNPREFTQGDKEEQEIAEACNRLIKNAIICWNYLYLSQKLARMKEPEQKERLLSAIASHSVISWAHTNMLGEYDFSDNKLKDSVGIVLPQIAT; this is translated from the coding sequence TTGGATGACTTATTACTACCATCGGTTGCTATGTTTTTGAAAATCCACCCGCACAGGTCGAAATATTTTGGCAAAGGTCAGGGGATCAGCGCCAATTCCTTTATTGATGAGCGCAATCTGCTTTGGCATTCCTTGGTGTTCAGCGCTGCAGAACGTGAGAGCGCCTATGTAATTGATGGGCTGATGTACAATGATGTTATTAAGAGTGATATTCATTCCACCGACACCCACGGCTACAGTGAAGCCATTTTTGCCGCCACGCATTTACTCGGATTTTCCTACGCGCCGCGCATCAAAAATCTGAAAAAGCAAGTGCTCTATATCTTCAAGTCCCATAGGAAATCAAATTATCCGGACTGGGCGATCAGGCCTGACAAATATATCAACCGCGACATTATCGAAGAGTGCTGGGACGATATATTGCGCCTGATTGTCACCATCAAGCTCAAGGAAACCACGGCTTCTGATATATTCCGTAGGCTCAATTCCTATTCCAAACAGCACAGGCTATACCAAGCGCTCAAGGCATTCGGTCAGATTATAAAATCTGACTTCATTCTACGCTACATCGATGACGTGGAATTACGGCAGACTATTGAAAAACAGCTTAACAAGGTCGAACTGGCCAATCGATTCACACGGGCCGTAGCAGTTGGAAATCCGCGCGAATTTACGCAAGGAGACAAGGAAGAACAAGAGATCGCCGAAGCCTGCAACCGCCTCATCAAAAACGCTATTATCTGCTGGAACTACCTGTATCTGTCGCAAAAACTCGCTCGCATGAAAGAGCCAGAACAGAAGGAAAGGCTGCTATCCGCTATCGCCAGCCATTCTGTCATATCCTGGGCGCACACCAATATGCTCGGCGAATACGACTTTTCCGATAATAAGCTTAAAGATTCTGTCGGGATCGTCCTCCCCCAAATTGCCACCTGA
- a CDS encoding citrate/2-methylcitrate synthase, translated as MPGFSKQTLQLKKAYDPRARVLKPLAGFLVKEKPEIASLYNVAIQLEDVVISKFGREKKIFPNVDFYSGLIYSCLGIDAELFTPLFAISRVAGWTARDLEYMEKNRIFRPRAQYTGEFNKSYVQIQKR; from the coding sequence ATTCCTGGTTTCAGCAAACAAACTTTACAACTAAAAAAAGCTTATGATCCAAGAGCCAGGGTTCTGAAGCCTCTGGCAGGATTTCTGGTAAAAGAAAAACCGGAAATTGCGTCTCTTTATAATGTGGCCATCCAGCTTGAAGATGTGGTAATATCAAAATTTGGAAGGGAAAAGAAGATCTTTCCGAATGTTGATTTTTATTCAGGACTTATATACAGCTGCCTTGGCATTGATGCTGAATTGTTTACTCCTCTTTTTGCAATCAGCCGGGTGGCCGGGTGGACTGCCCGTGACCTTGAATACATGGAAAAGAACAGAATATTCCGTCCGAGGGCACAATATACAGGTGAATTTAACAAAAGTTATGTTCAAATTCAAAAAAGATAA
- a CDS encoding amino acid permease — protein sequence MNDDRTDLSSAGEPGPADSGVEKLKTAPGPETGDAKDVQQQVEEHEAAQTKKFGTFAGVFTPCLLTILGVIMFLREGWVVGNAGLGGAILIIIISFAITAATGLSISTFVTNIRVGPGGAFSMISQSLGLEAGGAIGVPLYVSQALCVVMYIFGFRAGYLRAVDAWGLPALPALGIDLSIFAIIFIITLISTGFAFKVQYLILVVIIGALISIGIAGFHGPLDNPIVWWGNFRGSPENNFSGVTFWAVFAVFFPASSGIMAGANMSGDLKNPRRAIPVGTMSAIALSLVIYLALAYWLMRTATVDELTGNYTIMIDRAFWGPAVLAGLLAATFSSALVSFVGAPRILEALGNHNIVPASGWFARRTKNGEPRNATFFTCAIVLAAIMLRELNAIVSLVTMTFLLTYAIINLVVTVEQSLRLISFRPLLRVPKLVPVIGLAGCLFAMFILNPVFSMVAIGVVTAIYYMLMRRQLTAPTGDVRSGLFTALAEWAAKQVKLSQGIAERAWKPNILLPVEDPDRLRGAFGFVQQLAFPMGSVKLLGIAPEGAVEDLQEKLLDTQQTLMKAGLFSSSTVMVGDSFPEDVRKGMQALAGSFFRPNLLFLELPKDKETHRSLERVIRETKRQRMGVALLVRHETAGLGRRRRINLWIPDQGPEWKMEMEFADLDLAILLAYRMMDSWEARLTVIAAVEKEEDKISAEKFLSRLIDLARLPAATASHIADGDLGRYASNAPEADLNIFPLPEELDADFLWSLRDATGSSCLFTQDSGDESALA from the coding sequence ATGAATGATGACAGGACGGACCTGAGCAGTGCCGGGGAACCCGGACCGGCGGACAGCGGCGTTGAAAAGCTGAAAACAGCGCCGGGGCCTGAGACCGGTGACGCAAAAGACGTGCAGCAGCAGGTTGAGGAACATGAGGCTGCGCAAACGAAAAAATTCGGTACCTTCGCTGGGGTGTTCACCCCCTGCCTGCTGACCATTCTCGGAGTCATCATGTTTCTGCGCGAAGGCTGGGTCGTGGGCAACGCCGGCCTGGGCGGCGCAATCCTGATCATCATCATCTCCTTTGCCATCACCGCCGCTACCGGGCTGTCCATATCGACCTTCGTGACCAACATCCGGGTCGGTCCGGGCGGCGCCTTTTCCATGATCTCACAATCCCTGGGTTTGGAGGCCGGCGGCGCCATTGGGGTGCCGCTCTACGTTTCCCAGGCCCTCTGCGTGGTGATGTATATCTTCGGGTTCCGGGCCGGTTACCTGAGGGCCGTTGATGCCTGGGGACTGCCGGCCCTGCCGGCCCTGGGCATCGACCTCTCCATTTTTGCAATTATTTTTATAATCACCCTTATCAGCACCGGGTTTGCCTTTAAGGTGCAGTACCTGATCCTGGTGGTTATCATCGGGGCCCTGATCTCGATAGGGATCGCCGGCTTCCACGGTCCGCTGGACAACCCCATCGTCTGGTGGGGCAATTTCCGCGGCAGCCCGGAAAATAATTTTTCCGGGGTGACATTCTGGGCGGTGTTTGCCGTATTTTTCCCGGCCTCCTCCGGTATCATGGCCGGCGCCAATATGTCCGGCGACCTGAAAAATCCACGCCGGGCCATACCGGTCGGCACCATGAGCGCCATTGCCCTCAGTCTGGTGATTTACCTGGCCCTGGCCTATTGGCTGATGCGCACGGCCACCGTTGACGAGTTGACCGGCAACTACACGATCATGATCGACCGTGCCTTCTGGGGCCCGGCGGTGCTGGCCGGTCTGCTGGCGGCAACCTTCTCCTCGGCCCTGGTTTCCTTTGTCGGCGCTCCCCGGATCCTGGAGGCGCTGGGGAACCACAACATCGTCCCGGCTTCAGGCTGGTTCGCCCGGCGAACCAAAAATGGTGAACCCCGCAACGCGACATTCTTTACCTGCGCCATCGTTCTGGCCGCCATCATGCTGCGGGAACTAAACGCCATTGTGTCCCTGGTGACGATGACCTTCCTCTTGACTTACGCCATCATAAATCTCGTGGTGACGGTTGAACAGAGCCTGAGGCTGATCAGCTTTCGCCCTCTGCTCCGCGTACCGAAACTGGTTCCTGTCATCGGTCTGGCCGGCTGCCTCTTTGCCATGTTTATCCTCAACCCGGTGTTCAGCATGGTGGCAATCGGCGTGGTCACGGCCATATATTATATGTTGATGCGGCGGCAGCTCACGGCACCTACAGGCGATGTCCGCAGCGGCCTGTTCACTGCCCTGGCCGAATGGGCCGCCAAACAGGTGAAGCTCTCCCAGGGAATCGCCGAACGTGCTTGGAAACCCAACATCTTGCTGCCGGTGGAAGACCCGGACCGTTTGCGGGGTGCGTTCGGGTTTGTCCAACAGCTTGCCTTCCCGATGGGTTCGGTCAAACTCCTCGGCATTGCTCCGGAAGGTGCAGTGGAGGATCTGCAGGAAAAGTTGCTTGATACGCAGCAGACCCTCATGAAAGCAGGGTTATTCAGTTCCTCCACCGTGATGGTCGGCGACAGCTTTCCGGAGGACGTGCGCAAAGGCATGCAGGCTCTGGCCGGATCATTTTTCCGCCCCAACCTCCTCTTCCTGGAGCTGCCTAAAGACAAGGAGACCCACCGGTCCCTTGAAAGGGTGATCCGGGAAACGAAGCGGCAGCGGATGGGGGTGGCGCTTCTGGTGCGGCACGAGACCGCAGGACTCGGACGCCGCCGCAGGATAAACCTCTGGATTCCAGACCAGGGACCGGAATGGAAGATGGAAATGGAGTTCGCCGATCTCGATCTGGCGATCCTCCTGGCCTACCGCATGATGGACAGCTGGGAAGCCCGCCTGACTGTGATTGCGGCCGTGGAGAAGGAAGAGGACAAGATATCGGCGGAAAAATTTCTCAGCCGCCTGATTGACCTGGCGCGGCTGCCGGCTGCGACCGCCTCCCATATAGCGGACGGTGATCTCGGCCGCTACGCCAGCAACGCGCCGGAAGCGGATCTGAACATTTTCCCGCTGCCGGAGGAACTTGATGCAGATTTTCTCTGGAGCCTGCGGGATGCGACCGGTTCATCATGCCTGTTCACCCAGGACAGCGGCGATGAAAGCGCACTGGCATGA
- a CDS encoding tyrosine-type recombinase/integrase, translating into MKFGIPLFGALCQKPHHGKGDKDRYVLFPPFFRGELAQYVSIQKEKASVYLFESNRMSKFTTRWIREIVKKYACKAEIEKRIHPHLFRHQLLTYLTSKGIVDAKIQLISGHKNRENLSIYQDLSLSDIEKEYWDAMKDFPIQ; encoded by the coding sequence ATGAAATTTGGAATACCCCTTTTCGGGGCGTTGTGCCAAAAACCCCATCATGGAAAGGGAGATAAAGATCGCTACGTTTTGTTTCCGCCTTTTTTTCGTGGGGAACTGGCGCAGTATGTCAGTATCCAAAAGGAGAAGGCCTCCGTTTATCTGTTCGAGTCGAACCGGATGTCAAAGTTTACAACACGTTGGATTAGGGAGATTGTGAAAAAATATGCCTGCAAAGCCGAGATCGAAAAGCGTATCCACCCCCACCTTTTTCGACATCAACTCCTGACCTATCTGACGAGCAAGGGTATCGTGGATGCAAAAATTCAACTTATCAGCGGGCATAAAAATCGTGAGAACTTAAGTATCTATCAAGACCTTAGCCTATCAGACATAGAGAAGGAATATTGGGATGCGATGAAAGATTTTCCGATTCAGTGA
- a CDS encoding Tn3 family transposase, with protein sequence MFLNGQQTVKNQVPDDRKKRIKILGDDEIDAIYGLPRFTGEEREQYFALSPSEKSVLDQLHSIKSKIFFILQAGYFKARRMFFVFDPGEREEDVRYIQEQYFPEFQITNLMVSKKTRLKQQRMILTLFDYRNCDAATRLKLKNRARSAARVCGKPVYILREVLRDLEEQRVVVPGYTFLQETVGKALTFEQNRMVDILRNHLTASNTDHLDALLENTSGLHEITCLKKEPRDFTVTEIRNEIARGKQMCELYGISKKVLQRLEISNESIKYYASLVSYYSVYRLKRFDPWVVYIYLLCFVHHRYQRHHDNLLVSLIYYVRKFVDATKAAAKERVYEHRVETNRDMKKAAQVLNLFIDGSIGKNVPFSEFQEKAFLILDREKMEQVADHIAAKAGFNEKAFQWDHIDRLGHQFKLYLRPILSSVDFMGSPAQVPLIEAVNFLKGVFGKGRPINQYPVKKIPTLFIPPKVKRYLYNGNKLPVSDRYEFLVCRLLRERLEAGDIFCPDSVRFRSFSDDIVGDRLWQQKDKLFDSTGLAILREPISEHLAALEHKFEGKIARVNRRIEDGENESVCIRKKGGKVRWHLKYPAGREDSNHPFFDALGQVNIASVMDFANQRCQFMNAFEHVLGRRARKVADDRIITACLLAWGTNMGLGKMGQVSDISYNVLSTTSDNFIRLETLREANDLISNAISAMPVFRHYNIDGIIHSSSDGQKFETGLNTINARHSPKYFGLKKGVVAYTLVANHIPVNARIIGANEHESHYVFDILFNNTSEIQPEVHSTDSHGTNEVNFAILHLFGYQFAPRYRDIYGKIKTSLYGFRHPSRYRGSLLVPARKINKKLIMEEWEGIQRIMVSLALKTTTQSIIVGKLSAYARKNKTRRALWEYDNIIKSLYLLDYIDSPPLRRNVQRVLNRGESYHQLRRAVAYANFGKLRFKTEYEQQVWEECSRLITNCIICYNATILSGLLDHMNNTGNIENSDWLGNISPVAWQHINLHGRYEFNSRLEPVNMNEIIQEMSKIYSCSGQES encoded by the coding sequence GTGTTTCTTAATGGCCAACAAACTGTAAAGAACCAGGTACCTGATGATAGAAAAAAGCGGATTAAAATTCTGGGCGATGATGAGATCGACGCTATTTACGGATTACCACGATTTACGGGTGAAGAACGGGAACAATATTTTGCATTGTCTCCTTCGGAAAAAAGCGTTCTTGACCAGTTACACTCCATCAAGTCAAAAATCTTTTTTATTCTTCAGGCAGGCTACTTCAAAGCCCGGCGAATGTTCTTTGTTTTCGATCCAGGTGAAAGGGAAGAGGACGTCAGGTACATTCAGGAACAATATTTCCCGGAATTTCAGATAACAAACCTGATGGTTTCAAAAAAAACACGATTGAAGCAGCAGCGTATGATTCTTACGCTCTTTGATTACCGGAACTGCGATGCAGCCACCCGCCTGAAGCTGAAAAATAGAGCTCGGAGTGCCGCCAGAGTTTGCGGTAAACCCGTCTATATTTTAAGGGAGGTTCTCCGTGACCTGGAAGAACAGCGCGTCGTTGTGCCCGGATACACTTTTTTGCAGGAAACTGTTGGCAAAGCGCTGACCTTTGAGCAAAACCGCATGGTTGATATACTTCGAAACCACTTGACTGCCAGCAATACAGATCACCTGGACGCACTTCTGGAAAATACATCAGGCCTTCACGAAATAACCTGTCTCAAAAAGGAACCCAGGGATTTTACCGTGACCGAGATCAGGAATGAAATTGCACGGGGCAAACAGATGTGCGAGCTGTATGGAATTTCCAAAAAAGTGTTACAGCGGCTGGAAATCTCGAACGAGAGTATAAAATACTATGCGTCGCTGGTGAGCTATTACTCCGTGTACCGGTTGAAGCGCTTTGACCCGTGGGTTGTCTATATTTATCTGCTGTGTTTCGTCCATCACCGGTATCAGCGGCACCATGACAATCTGCTGGTGAGTTTGATTTATTATGTCAGAAAATTTGTCGACGCTACAAAGGCGGCCGCCAAAGAGCGTGTATACGAACATCGCGTTGAAACCAACCGTGATATGAAAAAAGCCGCACAGGTTCTGAATCTCTTTATAGATGGGAGTATTGGAAAAAACGTTCCTTTCAGCGAGTTTCAGGAAAAAGCCTTTCTCATTCTTGATCGCGAGAAAATGGAACAAGTAGCTGATCACATTGCGGCAAAAGCCGGTTTCAACGAAAAGGCCTTTCAATGGGATCACATCGACCGATTGGGGCATCAGTTCAAGCTTTATCTGCGTCCGATTCTATCATCCGTGGATTTCATGGGGTCACCGGCACAGGTCCCGCTGATAGAAGCCGTAAATTTCCTGAAAGGCGTTTTCGGTAAAGGAAGACCGATCAACCAGTATCCCGTCAAAAAGATCCCTACCCTATTTATTCCGCCCAAAGTCAAACGCTATCTGTATAACGGAAATAAGTTGCCCGTTTCGGATCGTTATGAGTTTTTGGTCTGTCGCCTTTTGCGGGAGCGGTTGGAAGCGGGTGATATTTTCTGTCCGGACAGTGTTCGTTTTCGCAGTTTCAGCGATGATATAGTTGGTGACCGCCTGTGGCAGCAAAAGGACAAGCTCTTTGACAGCACCGGACTGGCGATCCTCAGAGAGCCGATTTCAGAACATCTGGCTGCGCTTGAACACAAGTTCGAAGGTAAAATCGCCAGGGTCAACAGGCGGATAGAGGACGGTGAAAACGAATCCGTTTGTATCCGGAAAAAGGGCGGAAAAGTTCGCTGGCATCTCAAGTATCCCGCCGGCCGGGAAGATTCGAATCATCCCTTTTTTGATGCGCTCGGACAGGTCAATATTGCCAGCGTTATGGATTTTGCCAACCAGCGTTGCCAGTTTATGAATGCTTTCGAGCATGTTCTTGGGCGCCGTGCAAGGAAGGTGGCAGATGACCGGATTATCACAGCCTGCCTGCTGGCATGGGGCACCAATATGGGATTAGGCAAGATGGGCCAGGTATCCGACATCAGTTACAATGTGCTGTCCACCACATCGGATAATTTTATCCGGCTTGAGACGCTCAGGGAGGCAAATGACCTTATCAGCAATGCAATCTCCGCTATGCCCGTTTTCCGCCATTACAATATCGACGGTATTATCCATTCCAGCTCGGATGGACAGAAGTTTGAAACCGGGCTAAATACAATCAATGCCCGCCATTCTCCCAAATACTTCGGCCTGAAAAAGGGCGTTGTGGCCTATACACTCGTTGCCAACCACATCCCTGTCAACGCCCGGATCATAGGCGCAAACGAACATGAAAGCCATTATGTCTTCGACATTTTGTTCAACAACACTTCGGAAATTCAGCCGGAAGTCCACTCCACGGATAGCCATGGAACTAATGAGGTCAATTTTGCGATCCTTCATCTGTTCGGGTATCAGTTCGCGCCGCGTTACCGGGACATATACGGAAAAATCAAAACTTCGCTCTACGGTTTCAGGCATCCGAGTCGGTACAGAGGCAGCCTGCTTGTTCCTGCTCGTAAGATCAACAAAAAGCTCATCATGGAAGAATGGGAGGGTATCCAGCGAATTATGGTGTCATTGGCCCTGAAGACAACAACGCAGAGCATAATTGTTGGCAAACTGAGCGCATATGCGCGAAAGAACAAGACCCGACGGGCCTTGTGGGAATATGACAACATTATAAAAAGTCTGTATCTGCTTGATTATATAGATTCGCCGCCGCTACGCCGCAATGTGCAACGGGTACTGAATCGAGGTGAGAGTTATCACCAGTTACGTAGGGCTGTGGCCTACGCCAATTTCGGCAAGCTGCGTTTCAAAACAGAATACGAGCAACAGGTCTGGGAAGAATGCAGCCGCCTGATAACCAACTGCATTATCTGCTATAACGCCACTATATTATCAGGCCTTCTGGACCACATGAACAACACCGGCAATATTGAAAATTCTGACTGGCTCGGCAATATCTCTCCTGTTGCCTGGCAGCATATCAATCTTCACGGGCGCTATGAGTTCAACAGCCGTCTTGAGCCTGTCAATATGAACGAGATCATCCAAGAGATGTCGAAAATATATAGTTGTAGCGGCCAGGAATCATAG
- a CDS encoding Uma2 family endonuclease encodes MPAQQPQGKMTAAEYLEMERTSLDIKHEFYDGEVFAMVGASRHHNRINVNLTAKLHNTLGSGGFNCDLFSNDMRVKTGVEKYSYPDIVLYCGDAEFEDDKFDTLTNPVVIIEILSDSTEAFDRGDKFDHYRRIPTVKEYILVSQKKYWIGQYVRQQSGKWTYDSYEGVDQTLKIESVNCELPLSEIYLNMEEGWQK; translated from the coding sequence ATGCCAGCACAACAACCACAAGGAAAAATGACAGCGGCAGAATATCTTGAGATGGAAAGGACATCCCTGGATATTAAGCATGAATTTTACGATGGTGAGGTTTTCGCTATGGTTGGGGCCAGCAGACACCACAATCGGATTAATGTAAATCTGACAGCGAAATTACATAATACCCTTGGGTCCGGGGGATTTAATTGTGATCTGTTTTCAAATGATATGCGGGTAAAGACAGGGGTGGAGAAATACAGCTATCCCGATATTGTTCTGTATTGCGGGGATGCTGAATTTGAGGATGACAAATTCGATACCCTGACAAACCCGGTTGTCATCATCGAAATTCTTTCCGATTCAACCGAGGCCTTTGATCGTGGGGATAAATTCGATCATTATCGAAGAATCCCCACGGTAAAAGAATATATCCTTGTGTCCCAGAAAAAATACTGGATCGGGCAATATGTTCGTCAGCAGAGTGGCAAGTGGACGTATGATTCATACGAAGGTGTAGATCAAACTTTAAAGATCGAATCTGTTAATTGTGAACTGCCATTGTCCGAAATTTATCTTAACATGGAGGAAGGATGGCAGAAGTAG
- a CDS encoding recombinase family protein, giving the protein MAEVGYIRVSFLDQNTDRQLDGIPLDKIFEDKSSGKNINRPEYKACMEYLREGDRLHVHAMDRLARNLRDLQETVEKLTTKGIKVKFHAENVEFSGEDDPIAMLMLHLMGAVAQFERSLIKKRQAEGIAKALQKGKKFGRRPKLNPTQEREVVALVESGQEKTTVAKKFGISRDTVYRIMRDRKEGKISGLVECQLEL; this is encoded by the coding sequence ATGGCAGAAGTAGGGTACATACGGGTTTCATTCCTGGATCAGAATACAGACCGTCAGCTTGACGGCATCCCCCTGGACAAAATTTTTGAGGATAAGTCCAGTGGAAAAAATATTAACCGTCCTGAATACAAAGCCTGCATGGAATACTTGCGGGAAGGTGACAGGCTTCATGTTCATGCGATGGATCGGCTGGCCCGAAATCTCCGGGATCTGCAAGAAACCGTGGAAAAATTAACCACCAAGGGCATCAAGGTTAAATTCCATGCGGAGAACGTGGAGTTCTCCGGTGAGGACGATCCTATTGCCATGCTCATGCTTCATTTAATGGGAGCTGTCGCCCAATTTGAACGATCCCTGATTAAGAAACGGCAGGCAGAGGGCATCGCCAAAGCCTTGCAAAAGGGCAAGAAATTTGGGCGTAGGCCTAAACTGAACCCGACCCAGGAAAGGGAAGTGGTTGCCCTGGTCGAGTCCGGCCAGGAGAAAACCACCGTTGCCAAGAAATTCGGCATATCCAGAGACACCGTGTATCGGATCATGCGGGACCGGAAAGAAGGTAAAATCTCCGGTCTTGTTGAGTGTCAACTTGAACTTTGA
- a CDS encoding tyrosine-type recombinase/integrase encodes MAEKSGQTLKKKKLPLNIDSWQEVTAAFENDLFRKNQSDATITTYGACLKVFRNFCLHQLNKPGPYVTRLQETDLIAFIDYLRHDRQLSAASMNKYIAALKSFSKFLFINGLHRKLLAGNLKTFRVQAEPDVPRLSRAEIRRLITAIDLNGRNGYRNLAILQLFLQCGLRVGELVRLSRDDITLHKTTGKVRVRDVKGRGDRVVPLNQTVRQALWQYLDIRGPVAGHDPFFISERLGRMSVAAVQYMIKRCLCQAGREDLSTHDLRHHFGSEFYARSKKLTATQQVLGHRDINTTARYARATDAEIQKAIDDLDR; translated from the coding sequence ATGGCAGAAAAATCCGGCCAAACATTAAAGAAGAAAAAACTTCCATTGAATATTGATTCCTGGCAGGAGGTCACCGCAGCCTTTGAAAACGATCTCTTCCGGAAGAACCAGTCCGATGCCACCATCACCACCTATGGAGCCTGCCTCAAGGTGTTCAGGAATTTTTGCCTCCACCAACTAAATAAACCCGGCCCCTATGTGACCCGGCTCCAGGAGACAGATCTGATTGCTTTCATCGACTACCTGCGGCACGACCGCCAATTGTCGGCTGCGTCCATGAACAAGTATATCGCTGCATTGAAATCCTTTTCCAAATTTTTGTTCATCAACGGGCTCCACCGGAAACTGCTGGCCGGCAACCTGAAAACCTTCCGAGTCCAGGCCGAGCCCGACGTACCCCGCCTGTCAAGGGCGGAGATCAGACGGCTGATTACGGCCATTGATCTGAACGGGCGGAACGGATACCGGAACCTGGCCATCCTCCAGCTCTTTTTGCAGTGCGGCTTGCGGGTGGGAGAACTGGTGCGGCTATCCCGGGATGACATAACCCTTCACAAGACCACGGGCAAGGTCCGGGTCCGGGATGTAAAAGGACGCGGCGACCGGGTGGTCCCGCTGAACCAAACCGTCCGCCAGGCCCTGTGGCAATACCTGGATATCCGTGGACCCGTGGCCGGGCATGATCCCTTTTTTATTTCCGAGCGGCTGGGGCGTATGAGTGTGGCCGCGGTCCAGTATATGATCAAGCGATGTCTGTGCCAGGCCGGCCGGGAGGATCTCTCCACCCATGATCTGCGACACCATTTTGGCTCCGAATTTTACGCCCGGTCCAAGAAGCTGACCGCCACCCAGCAGGTGCTGGGGCACCGGGATATCAACACCACGGCACGGTACGCCAGGGCCACGGATGCCGAAATCCAGAAGGCCATCGATGACCTGGACCGTTAA
- a CDS encoding DUF4158 domain-containing protein has protein sequence MTWTVKPQSPGEVKQVPSGMPRKGTVYPWLPAIIDDETLAEITTLESGELAFISQQGRPRKQYLSGLYLKAATVLGYFHFDPRDLPLQFRREMTFRLGCDQQFAPILTIDKGEKSRIIQPVRSYLGLSKAEQDVLDTLRNWLETTIARKETEIPMVVNAAVHYLRDRKFELPTRNKLNAIADNAIKQATKHFIDLINDSLSPKEQTLLESLAKGNTLERFKTPVPQASSNNLAKEIHRIVQIKGYFPQKFFFDSTFRLHLESFAELTRRYTTPEVEQIFKKRQRALILGKIKHWDEIRHGKEGNLLK, from the coding sequence ATGACCTGGACCGTTAAACCCCAATCGCCCGGGGAGGTTAAACAGGTTCCCAGCGGGATGCCCCGGAAAGGCACGGTGTACCCATGGCTCCCGGCCATCATCGATGATGAAACCCTGGCCGAGATCACCACCCTGGAAAGCGGAGAGCTTGCGTTTATCTCTCAGCAGGGGCGTCCGAGGAAGCAGTATCTATCCGGCTTATATCTAAAGGCGGCAACTGTCCTGGGATATTTTCATTTTGACCCCAGGGACCTGCCCCTTCAGTTCAGGCGGGAAATGACGTTCCGGCTCGGGTGCGACCAGCAGTTTGCCCCGATACTGACCATTGATAAAGGCGAAAAAAGCCGGATCATCCAACCGGTCCGCTCCTATCTCGGCTTGAGCAAAGCCGAGCAGGATGTTCTCGATACGTTAAGGAATTGGCTGGAAACCACAATTGCCAGAAAGGAAACAGAAATCCCAATGGTGGTCAATGCCGCCGTTCATTATCTGCGGGACAGAAAATTTGAATTACCGACCCGGAATAAACTGAACGCCATTGCTGACAATGCCATCAAGCAAGCAACCAAGCATTTCATTGACCTGATTAATGACAGTCTCTCCCCGAAAGAGCAGACGCTTTTGGAATCCCTGGCAAAAGGCAATACCCTTGAACGGTTTAAAACGCCTGTTCCCCAGGCATCTTCCAATAATTTGGCAAAGGAGATACATCGGATTGTCCAAATCAAGGGATATTTTCCTCAAAAGTTTTTTTTCGACAGCACCTTCCGCCTTCATCTTGAGAGTTTTGCCGAACTGACAAGGCGGTATACCACCCCTGAGGTTGAGCAGATCTTCAAGAAACGGCAGCGGGCTCTTATATTGGGTAAAATTAAACATTGGGACGAAATCCGTCATGGCAAAGAGGGTAACCTATTGAAATAA